The genomic interval ATCGTCAAGGGAATCGAGGCCGTAAGTCTGAATTGTTTGAACTGGTTTCGCCGGGCCAATTCAGATGTTTGCGCCCGTTCAAGTATGGATTGTAGGGGGCTACTTTTATGAAAAATCCCATGGATCGTCCTACAATACGTGGCGAAAAAACAGGACCTTGTCCATTCTGCGGATACCCCGACGTAGTTGCAAGAAAGTCGCGTAAAACAGGTGAACTATATTTTGGTTGTGCCAAACCAAAGCAGGGAAGAAACAGGGGGTGCAATTTCAAAGGTTGCAGAAGCCACTGAAAGTCTCGATAGTCGTTTTAGTGTCTGTTTTGCAACTGAGTTCTACCGTTATTTGAGAAATTCGGGAGGTTAGCAATGAATCGAGTCCAATTGTATATCGCCATCGTTATTGTATTTACCATCGTTGGCACCTTAGCGTGTGCACCGTTTATTATCTCAGGATGTATCAGTTCTGCTACCTACCAGCCACATCCTGGGAACGCCACATTCTTTGTCGTTCAAAGTGATAAAAACACCCTCACAGAACGAAACATCCAAACTCTCATTGAAAAGGAAATGGAGAAACTTGGTTTCAAGCGGGCGGTCGATCGAGCCACCGCAGACGTGGCAGTACTCTATTCCTCCTCTATTGGGGCTGGTGTCACAGAAACGGTTGTTTCAAGTTCCCCAGATTTTGTCTGGGGTGGCCAAAAGGTTAGTTCTTCATCTTCAACTGAATATCCCCGCTACTTTCACATTGCCATTATCGACCTAGCACAAACACACGACCCGAAAGAACCTGTTTTTATATGGCAGGCCGAGCTTTATAGTTCTGGATCGAGTTCGAACATCTCTTGGTTAGCAGAGACCTTCGTCCCTGAACTGTTCAAGTGGTATTGCAATAATGTCACAAATAAAAGGTTCATGACCACAATAGGTCCATGAAGGAGTAAAACATGCCCATAATCAATCTTCCATATGGCAATAATTCGTTTAATTCTGATAATTTAAAAGAATACATTAGAAGAACAGGTAGGGATTACATAATACAAGGACAGACGAACCGTAGAAGAATATATCATCCTAAACCACACAGTTTGGACTGCTGGTTAAGAGACAATTACGCTCAATATCCAGACACGAAACAGGCGGTAAATAAAGTAATCACCGCTCTTGTAAATACGGGGGAATTTGAGGAAGGGCATTTCATCTGTCCAG from Pseudomonadota bacterium carries:
- a CDS encoding DUF4136 domain-containing protein, producing MNRVQLYIAIVIVFTIVGTLACAPFIISGCISSATYQPHPGNATFFVVQSDKNTLTERNIQTLIEKEMEKLGFKRAVDRATADVAVLYSSSIGAGVTETVVSSSPDFVWGGQKVSSSSSTEYPRYFHIAIIDLAQTHDPKEPVFIWQAELYSSGSSSNISWLAETFVPELFKWYCNNVTNKRFMTTIGP